In the genome of Paenibacillus pabuli, the window AGAATCGCTGAAGAAAGCAATTTGTTCTATCAAAGAGTCGGTAATTATACAGGAAGAACGCATAAACTTTCAAAGAATTTAAATTCAACAGATGATTTAAACAGGAGACAATGGCATGAAAAAGAGTTCCTTATCAATATGAAAAAGTATTTACCTGCGGAACTTTCTTATGTAATTCACAAATACGAAATTCTAAAAAATGAGCTCAGCCGGCTTCCAAAGAATACTGATTCGTATGGAATTATCCATGGAGATTTAAATCATGGGAATTATTTAAACGTAGACGATGATGTAGTCTTTATTGATTTTGATGAAGCCGAATACAGTTGGTTTGTTAGTGATATTGCAATTCCTTTATTCTATGAAATTCCGATCCCCTGGGTAGTAGATGGAAAACAAAGGTTAGAGATAACCAAGAGGTATTATTATAATTTCATGGATGGGTATGTAAAAGAAAATACAATTGATCATGCATGGTTAAAATTAATACCTGATTTTATTAATCTTAGACAGTTTGGAGTAGTTTCAGCGATTTATAGAAGTTATAATTTTAACAATTATGACAACTGGAGTGATTGGGACAAAGAAGCGTTGAAATTTTATTTGAACAATATCGAGAATGATATCCCTTATATTGAAATGGATTTTTGTAGGTAGTTCAATGCGGCATCGTCTAACATTATATTCACGCTGCGGGCCTGGTAAGGCCCTGGGTCCCCCGGAACAAGAGAAGCAGATTCATAACGAGGCGAAATTCAGTAGAAAGGAATCGGACTCAGGCGACAACCGTTGCTAGGCTAAGTCCTGACAGACCCAGTCGCTACGCTCCTTTAAGCCTCTCGGGTTCGTGAATACAGCAACGTTAGGCGAAACTTCGGAAAGACGGAAAAAACATTATAGAGATCATCAGATCATTGATGGGAGAGTATTTATGAGACGTCTGGTAATCATGACAGTTGGAAAAACGCATAGTGGAAAGACCACTTTCGCTAAAGAATTAGAATCTGTATTACAACAAGCCATTGTCATTGATCAAGATAATCATGCTGAATTTATTAATAGCCATTATAGGAAACTTCGCCCTATAGAGGGTCCTAACACTCTAAAGTTCTCTTTAACTAATGCGATTGTTAAGTATGCTATTGAGGAAAGCAATTTCCACATTATCTTGAGTAATTCTAATCTAAATAAATCTGGAAGAACAAATGTACTCCGACTCTTTCAGGATAAAGGATTTGCAAGCATTATAGTTTACTTTGATCTACCAACTGATTTACTGAAAGAACGTGTAATACAAACTCAAAGAAGTAAAGCTATATTTAGAAGTGCTTCGAGCTTTTTGGAAGTATTGGAGAGACAAGAAAATTTGACAGAAAAACAACCCAGTAAAGATGAAGCTAATTATCTATTTGACATTAAGGACTCCAATAATATTATAAATGTTATTCAACATATAAAAGATATTAGTGAACGGACACATCCATCTCCCTAAGATAAGAGCTACCTAAG includes:
- a CDS encoding phosphotransferase enzyme family protein, whose translation is MEKHVKELFTWKVLNEAAQKFNIVESSLKDLEGFQNFVYFGKSNETSVVLRITHKSHRTEEEILSEIDFINYLANNNVSVAKAVISIDGEFVERIDHGEFYATSFVFSNGRKARIAEESNLFYQRVGNYTGRTHKLSKNLNSTDDLNRRQWHEKEFLINMKKYLPAELSYVIHKYEILKNELSRLPKNTDSYGIIHGDLNHGNYLNVDDDVVFIDFDEAEYSWFVSDIAIPLFYEIPIPWVVDGKQRLEITKRYYYNFMDGYVKENTIDHAWLKLIPDFINLRQFGVVSAIYRSYNFNNYDNWSDWDKEALKFYLNNIENDIPYIEMDFCR
- a CDS encoding ATP-binding protein — translated: MRRLVIMTVGKTHSGKTTFAKELESVLQQAIVIDQDNHAEFINSHYRKLRPIEGPNTLKFSLTNAIVKYAIEESNFHIILSNSNLNKSGRTNVLRLFQDKGFASIIVYFDLPTDLLKERVIQTQRSKAIFRSASSFLEVLERQENLTEKQPSKDEANYLFDIKDSNNIINVIQHIKDISERTHPSP